One window of Polycladomyces subterraneus genomic DNA carries:
- the upp gene encoding uracil phosphoribosyltransferase: protein MGHVYVFDHPLIQHKLTYIRDKRTGTKEFRELVEEVSTLMAYEITRDMPLEEVTVETPVAPAKCKVLSGKKLGLVPILRAGLGMVDGILRLIPTAKVGHLGLYRDPETLEPVQYYSKMPSDIGERDLIVIDPMLATGGSAAAALRILKEMGARNMKLMCLIAAPEGIERVQSEHDDVDIYVAAVDEKLNEKSYIVPGLGDAGDRLFGTK from the coding sequence ATGGGACATGTTTATGTGTTTGATCATCCGTTGATTCAACACAAATTGACCTATATACGTGACAAGCGAACGGGCACGAAAGAGTTTCGTGAACTGGTGGAAGAAGTGTCAACGCTGATGGCTTATGAGATTACACGGGACATGCCGTTGGAGGAAGTGACCGTGGAAACACCGGTAGCGCCGGCCAAGTGCAAGGTGCTTTCTGGCAAAAAACTGGGATTGGTGCCAATTCTGCGGGCCGGTTTGGGTATGGTGGACGGCATTTTGCGTCTGATCCCGACGGCGAAAGTAGGGCATCTGGGTTTGTACCGTGATCCGGAAACCCTGGAGCCGGTCCAGTACTACTCCAAAATGCCGTCGGACATCGGGGAGCGCGATCTGATCGTAATTGACCCGATGTTGGCCACAGGTGGTTCTGCTGCTGCGGCTCTGCGCATCTTGAAAGAAATGGGCGCACGCAATATGAAATTGATGTGTTTGATCGCCGCGCCGGAAGGGATCGAACGCGTTCAAAGCGAGCATGATGATGTGGACATCTATGTCGCGGCGGTGGATGAGAAGCTGAATGAGAAAAGCTATATCGTCCCCGGCTTGGGAGATGCAGGTGACCGTTTGTTTGGTACGAAATGA
- a CDS encoding AtpZ/AtpI family protein, with protein sequence MKKSTDNPWQMIGLIGTIGMEVVLMMLGGGWLGRMLDTRWHTQPVLLITGVMLGLVLGIASAVYTIKALLRE encoded by the coding sequence GTGAAAAAAAGCACAGATAACCCCTGGCAAATGATTGGACTGATCGGCACGATCGGCATGGAAGTAGTTCTGATGATGCTCGGGGGTGGTTGGTTGGGGCGCATGTTAGACACCCGCTGGCACACCCAACCTGTCCTCTTGATAACCGGTGTGATGTTGGGCCTTGTATTGGGTATCGCCAGTGCTGTCTATACCATCAAGGCTTTACTAAGGGAATGA
- a CDS encoding ATP synthase subunit I, whose translation MGVQDLYRRQTAILTSIFLALVFLLWWVTPWKSFLAGFFMGGVAGLYNALYLIRKLRLMDEQPMSAVSGKRRVNTGLANRFLMAAFPMLLAVRFPEWIDYRSVLLGLPVPYILLIAVGLRHTQRQFSREKR comes from the coding sequence ATGGGCGTGCAAGACCTCTACCGCCGTCAAACGGCCATTCTCACCTCTATCTTTTTAGCTCTCGTTTTTCTCTTGTGGTGGGTGACGCCGTGGAAGTCGTTTTTAGCGGGCTTTTTTATGGGCGGGGTGGCCGGTTTGTACAATGCTCTCTACCTGATCCGCAAACTTCGCCTCATGGATGAACAGCCCATGTCCGCCGTGTCTGGTAAGCGGCGCGTCAACACGGGATTGGCCAACCGGTTTTTGATGGCGGCGTTTCCAATGTTGCTGGCTGTCCGGTTTCCCGAGTGGATCGATTACCGGTCCGTCCTGCTGGGGTTACCGGTTCCTTATATTCTCCTCATCGCCGTGGGATTGCGGCACACTCAGCGCCAATTTTCCAGAGAAAAGAGGTGA
- the glyA gene encoding serine hydroxymethyltransferase, producing MLEHIRQTDPETAEAIASELARQQGKIELIASENFVSSAVLEALGTVLTNKYAEGYPGKRYYGGCEYVDIVEDLARERAKKLFGAEHANVQPHSGAQANMAVYFSVLEPGDTVLGMNLAHGGHLTHGSPVNFSGKLYKFVAYGVDPETHRIDYEEVRRLALEHKPKLLVAGASAYPRTIDFAKLREIADEAGCLLMVDMAHIAGLVATGHHPNPVPYADFVTTTTHKTLRGPRGGMILCKEKYAKQIDKSIFPGIQGGPLMHVIAAKAVAFAEALSDSFKDYSARVVNNASRLAQALIERGFQLISGGTDNHLILIDVRNLKLTGKQAEHLLDEVGITVNKNAIPFDPESPFVTSGIRIGTPAVTTRGMDEEAMEEIADIMSLVLKNPDDAQAQEQARQRVARLTEKFPLYPDLKA from the coding sequence GTGCTGGAACACATTCGGCAAACAGATCCGGAAACGGCGGAAGCCATCGCAAGCGAGTTGGCCCGTCAACAAGGAAAAATTGAACTGATTGCGTCTGAAAACTTTGTCAGCAGTGCGGTGCTGGAAGCGTTGGGAACCGTGCTTACCAACAAATACGCCGAAGGGTATCCCGGAAAGCGGTACTACGGCGGTTGCGAATATGTGGACATCGTGGAAGACCTGGCCCGTGAGCGGGCGAAAAAGCTGTTCGGTGCAGAACATGCCAACGTGCAACCGCACTCGGGTGCGCAAGCCAATATGGCTGTCTATTTCTCCGTGTTGGAACCCGGTGATACAGTATTGGGGATGAACCTGGCCCACGGCGGACATTTGACCCACGGCAGTCCGGTCAACTTTTCCGGGAAATTGTACAAGTTTGTTGCCTATGGTGTCGATCCCGAAACGCATCGGATCGATTATGAAGAAGTGCGTCGCTTGGCTCTCGAACACAAACCGAAATTGCTCGTCGCCGGCGCCAGTGCCTATCCGCGGACGATCGACTTCGCCAAGCTGCGGGAGATCGCCGATGAAGCAGGTTGCCTGTTGATGGTCGATATGGCGCACATCGCTGGTTTGGTGGCGACAGGACATCATCCCAACCCGGTTCCCTATGCCGATTTCGTCACGACCACCACACACAAAACGTTGCGCGGCCCCCGTGGCGGTATGATTTTGTGCAAGGAGAAATACGCCAAACAGATTGATAAGTCGATCTTCCCCGGCATTCAAGGTGGTCCGTTGATGCATGTGATCGCGGCCAAGGCGGTGGCTTTTGCCGAGGCACTTTCCGATTCGTTCAAAGACTACTCGGCCAGGGTTGTCAACAATGCGTCCCGTTTGGCGCAAGCGCTGATCGAACGCGGATTCCAACTGATTTCCGGCGGTACGGACAACCACTTGATCCTGATCGATGTCCGCAACTTAAAACTGACCGGGAAACAGGCGGAACACCTCTTGGATGAAGTGGGGATCACCGTCAACAAAAACGCTATTCCCTTCGACCCGGAGAGTCCGTTTGTCACCAGCGGTATCCGGATCGGTACACCGGCGGTAACGACACGGGGAATGGATGAGGAAGCGATGGAAGAAATCGCCGACATCATGTCGTTGGTCCTGAAAAATCCGGATGACGCCCAAGCACAAGAACAAGCGCGTCAACGTGTGGCCCGATTGACCGAAAAGTTCCCGTTGTATCCGGACTTGAAGGCGTAA
- a CDS encoding TIGR01440 family protein → MSEAKPDLFTPGQVVRLVDELVDEKPLDERHLLVVGVSTSEVIGKRIGTAGNDEVAQAIFQELMEAQQKYGFHLAFQCCEHLNRALVVRRETMERFQLEEVTVVPVPKAGGAMAAYAYRHLDEAVIVESVRADAGIDIGDTLIGMHLKPVAVPVRPSCRQIGEAHVTMAKTRPKLIGGARAVYTL, encoded by the coding sequence ATGAGTGAGGCCAAACCGGATCTCTTCACTCCCGGGCAGGTCGTGCGGTTGGTAGATGAATTGGTAGACGAAAAGCCGTTAGATGAACGTCATCTGTTGGTGGTAGGTGTCAGTACCAGCGAGGTGATCGGAAAGCGGATCGGTACCGCGGGGAATGACGAAGTAGCTCAGGCCATCTTCCAAGAATTGATGGAAGCGCAACAGAAGTACGGCTTTCATCTTGCATTCCAATGTTGTGAGCACCTCAACCGGGCCTTGGTGGTTCGCAGGGAAACCATGGAGCGGTTTCAATTGGAAGAGGTGACGGTCGTTCCCGTACCGAAAGCGGGCGGTGCGATGGCTGCGTATGCCTACCGCCATCTGGATGAAGCTGTCATAGTGGAAAGTGTGCGTGCCGATGCCGGGATCGACATCGGTGACACATTGATCGGCATGCACTTGAAGCCGGTAGCAGTACCGGTGCGTCCCAGTTGTCGGCAGATCGGGGAAGCACATGTGACGATGGCCAAAACACGCCCCAAATTGATTGGCGGTGCCCGTGCGGTTTATACTTTGTAA